One genomic region from Vespa crabro chromosome 16, iyVesCrab1.2, whole genome shotgun sequence encodes:
- the LOC124429707 gene encoding DNA-directed RNA polymerases I, II, and III subunit RPABC4, translating into MESSSKTESTPKQAMVYICGECHHDNEIRPRDPIRCRECGYRIMYKKRTKRLVVFDAR; encoded by the exons ATGGAATCCAGTAGTAAAACTGAATCCACTCCTAAACAAGCAATGGTGTATATTTGTGGAG AATGCCATCATGATAATGAAATTCGTCCTAGAGATCCTATTCGATGCAGAGAATGTGGCTACAGAATTATGTACAAAAAACGTACAAAACGAT TGGTCGTGTTCGATGCACGCTGA
- the LOC124429706 gene encoding proteasome subunit alpha type-5, translating to MFLTRSEYDRGVNTFSPEGRLFQVEYAIEAIKLGSTAIGIATNEGVILAVEKRITSPLMEPTTVEKIVEIDKHIGCAASGLMADSRTMIDRARVECQNHWFVYNERMTVESTAQAVSNLAIQFGDSDDDGSAMSRPFGVAMLFAGIDEKGPQLYHMDPSGTFVQFDAKAIGSGSEGAQQNLQEVYHKSMTLKEATKAALTILKQVMEEKLNDTNIEVMTMTPGQLFHMFTKAELQEVIKDIA from the exons atgTTTCTAACACGTTCTGAATATGACCGAGGTGTAAATACATTTTCTCCAGAGGGGAGATTATTTCAGGTTGAATATGCCATTGAGGCCATAAAGCTTGGTTCTACAGCAATTGGAATTGCCACAAATGAAGGTGTAATCCTGGCCGTTGAGAAACGTATAACTTCTCCATTAATGGAACCAACGACAGTggaaaaaattgttgaaatagATAAGCATATAGGTTGCGCAGCATCTGGTTTGATGGCTGATTCTAGGACCATGATAGATCGTGCTCGTGTCGAATGCCAAAATCATTGGTTTGTTTACAACGAAAGAATGACAGTGGAATCAACGGCTCAAGCTGTGTCGAACTTAGCCATACAATTTGGAGATAGCGATGATGATGGAAGTGCAATGTCTAGACCTTTTGGGGTAGCAATGTTATTCGCGGGTATAGACGAGAAAGGACCACAATTGTATCATATGGATCCATCGGGAACCTTTGTTCAATTCGATGCGAAGGCTATCGGTTCTGGAAGCGAAGGTGCCCAGCAAAATCTTCAAGAAGTATATCATAAG TCCATGACATTAAAAGAAGCAACAAAGGCAGCATTGACAATACTGAAGCAAGTtatggaagaaaaattaaacgacACTAACATCGAGGTGATGACAATGACACCAGGACAACTGTTTCACATGTTTACTAAGGCAGAATTGCAAGAGGTGATTAAAGACATTGCATAA
- the LOC124429704 gene encoding proline-rich protein 4, which yields MNLKLAIVLATLVVSAICTEEKGKKVSIESKESEPSEDLTRAEKKTEKRGLVHSYGDLGGGGGGDGGGGGSYDQHEQVKTVTVVKKVPVPYEVTKHVPYVVEKHVPYEVKVGVPQPYTVEKHVPYPVKVFVKVPVHVPQPYTVEKKVPYEVKVPVDKPYEVKVYVPQPYTVEKHIPVPVKIPVPQPYTVEKHVPFPVKVKIPVPQPYPVEKPVPYEVKVPVDKPYPVPVPKPYPVHVEKPYPVPVEKPVPYEVKVPVDKPYPVTVEKPYPVPVKVPVPQPYPVNKPVPVPVEKPVPYPVKVPVDKPYVVEKEVPYPVEKEVPYPVKVPVPVPVHVKEESGGGYDGSEGYQGHSGGYGNYDYSSHHG from the exons ATGAATTTGAAG CTGGCAATTGTCTTAGCGACGTTAGTCGTATCGGCAATATGTACcgaggaaaaagggaaaaaagtgtCAATAGAGTCTAAAGAATCGGAGCCATCGGAAGATTTAACGAGAGCCGAAAAGAAGACAGAAAAACGTGGCCTGGTGCATAGCTACGGTGACcttggtggtggaggtggtggcgatggaggtggtggtggatcCTATGATCAGCACGAGCAGGTGAAAACAGTAACGGTGGTGAAGAAAGTACCGGTACCTTACGAAGTAACGAAGCATGTGCCTTATGTGGTTGAGAAACACGTGCCTTACGAGGTGAAGGTCGGTGTACCACAGCCCTATACCGTTGAGAAACATGTCCCTTATCCAGTGAAAGTCTTTGTTAAGGTACCAGTACATGTACCTCAGCCATATACCGTCGAGAAAAAGGTTCCATACGAAGTGAAGGTACCAGTGGATAAGCCCTACGAAGTGAAGGTTTATGTACCACAGCCTTATACCGTAGAAAAACATATTCCAGTACCTGTCAAGATACCAGTACCACAGCCCTATACCGTTGAAAAACATGTACCTTTCCCGGTAAAAGTAAAGATACCGGTACCACAGCCCTATCCGGTTGAAAAGCCAGTCCCATACGAAGTCAAAGTACCTGTTGATAAGCCTTATCCAGTTCCAGTACCTAAACCTTATCCAGTACACGTTGAAAAACCTTATCCTGTACCTGTTGAAAAGCCTGTGCCCTATGAAGTTAAAGTGCCTGTTGATAAACCGTATCCTGTTACCGTTGAAAAACCTTATCCTGTACCAGTCAAAGTACCAGTACCTCAACCTTATCCTGTTAATAAACCTGTACCTGTACCTGTCGAGAAACCTGTACCTTATCCAGTCAAAGTTCCGGTTGACAAACCGTATGTCGTTGAAAAGGAGGTACCTTATCCCGTCGAAAAGGAAGTACCTTATCCCGTTAAAGTTCCAGTTCCTGTACCTGTTCATGTTAAAGAGGAATCAGGGGGAGGATATGATGGTTCAGAAGGTTATCAAGGTCATTCGGGAGGTTATGGTAATTACGATTACTCCTCTCATCATGGCTGa